The following proteins are co-located in the Clavibacter capsici genome:
- a CDS encoding NAD(P)H-dependent oxidoreductase: MTHVLVLVGSLRAGSTNQQIAEAALRHAPDGVTLDIHSGLDRLPFYNEDVDVEGSVPADAVAFRDAIAAADALLVITPEYNGTMPAVLKNAIDWASRPFGASALAGKPTAVIGSAFGQYGGVWAQDEARKALGIAGARVLEDVKMAVPESVVRFAERHPADDAEVVEQLREVLDAVRTSTAA, translated from the coding sequence ATGACGCACGTCCTCGTGCTCGTCGGGAGCCTGCGCGCAGGCTCCACCAACCAGCAGATCGCCGAGGCGGCGCTGCGCCACGCGCCCGACGGCGTCACGCTCGACATCCACTCCGGCCTCGACCGGCTCCCCTTCTACAACGAGGACGTGGACGTCGAGGGATCCGTGCCCGCCGACGCCGTGGCCTTCCGCGACGCGATCGCCGCCGCGGACGCGCTCCTCGTGATCACGCCCGAGTACAACGGCACGATGCCCGCGGTGCTGAAGAACGCCATCGACTGGGCCTCGCGCCCGTTCGGCGCGTCCGCCCTGGCGGGCAAGCCGACCGCGGTGATCGGCAGCGCCTTCGGCCAGTACGGCGGCGTGTGGGCGCAGGACGAGGCCCGCAAGGCGCTCGGCATCGCCGGCGCGCGCGTGCTCGAGGACGTGAAGATGGCCGTCCCGGAGTCGGTCGTCCGATTCGCCGAGCGCCACCCGGCGGACGACGCCGAGGTCGTGGAGCAGCTGCGCGAGGTCCTCGACGCCGTGCGCACCTCCACCGCCGCCTGA
- a CDS encoding DUF6355 family natural product biosynthesis protein: MRKLAASALLAGMLLGGSLVAAAPAQAATPCGFYPITTGSLGGGEDGRYEKATYNNCKSKPAKITVRYYYANRTMCVSPGETVLYANPALGALVGASWTKKYC, from the coding sequence ATGAGGAAGCTCGCGGCCTCGGCCCTGCTCGCCGGCATGCTGCTCGGCGGATCCCTGGTCGCGGCGGCCCCCGCGCAGGCGGCGACGCCGTGCGGCTTCTACCCCATCACCACCGGCAGCCTCGGCGGCGGCGAGGACGGCCGATACGAGAAGGCCACCTACAACAACTGCAAGTCCAAGCCCGCCAAGATCACCGTCCGGTATTACTACGCGAATCGCACCATGTGCGTCTCGCCCGGCGAGACGGTGCTCTACGCGAATCCCGCTCTCGGAGCGCTCGTGGGTGCGTCCTGGACGAAGAAGTACTGCTGA
- a CDS encoding MBL fold metallo-hydrolase translates to MIRTGTPPHPASPVLTRDVAPGVHLLAHAYVNLHLVEGDDGITLVDTAFPATWPHLLRALRAIGRTPDDVRAIVLTHGHWDHVGSAARAARELGVPVHVHPGDAHLARHPYSYRRERTPFVYPLRYGRAIPVVAAMAAAGALRVEGVGAVTDLVAGPLDVPGRPVVIPTPGHTDGHVALHLPDRDALITGDALVTLDPYTGRTGCRIVAGAATADSGRALRSLAALEETDARIVLPGHGAPWTNGIRAAVAAARAVGPS, encoded by the coding sequence ATGATCCGCACCGGCACCCCACCCCACCCCGCGTCCCCCGTGCTCACGCGCGACGTCGCCCCGGGCGTCCACCTCCTGGCGCACGCCTACGTGAACCTGCACCTCGTCGAGGGCGACGACGGGATCACGCTCGTCGACACCGCGTTCCCGGCCACCTGGCCGCACCTGCTGCGCGCCCTCCGTGCCATCGGCCGCACCCCCGACGACGTGCGCGCGATCGTGCTGACGCACGGGCACTGGGACCACGTCGGATCCGCCGCCCGTGCCGCGCGCGAGCTCGGCGTGCCGGTGCACGTGCACCCGGGCGACGCGCACCTCGCGCGCCACCCCTACTCGTACCGCCGCGAGCGCACGCCCTTCGTCTACCCGCTCCGCTACGGCCGGGCGATCCCCGTGGTCGCCGCCATGGCCGCCGCCGGCGCGCTCCGCGTCGAGGGCGTCGGCGCCGTGACCGACCTCGTCGCCGGGCCGCTCGACGTGCCGGGGCGCCCCGTCGTGATCCCCACGCCCGGCCACACCGACGGCCACGTCGCGCTCCACCTGCCCGACCGCGACGCGCTCATCACGGGCGACGCGCTCGTGACGCTCGACCCGTACACGGGACGCACCGGCTGCCGCATCGTCGCGGGCGCCGCCACCGCGGACAGCGGACGGGCGCTCCGGTCGCTCGCCGCCCTCGAGGAGACGGACGCGCGCATCGTCCTGCCGGGGCACGGCGCGCCCTGGACGAACGGGATCCGGGCCGCCGTCGCCGCCGCCCGCGCGGTGGGCCCGTCATGA
- a CDS encoding GntP family permease has product MTIDNWTQTLTVGPLLLIAAGAIAVLLFLIITLRVHAFVALILVSLATAFATGIPTSQIVTVLVGSFGSTLGTVALLVGLGAMLGRLVETSGGAKTLADTLIRIFGEKRAPFALGVASLIFGFPIFFDAGLVVMLPIVFSVARRLGGGVLRYGLPAAGAFSVMHIFVPPHPGPVAASEFFGANVGIVIIVGLVAAIPTWYVTAYLYGLWVGKKYVLPIPSLMGEADAHAESNPPRFGTVVAVLLLPLLLIFLNTGLNAASTGGILPEGTSDQAWYQILRTIGETPVALLIALLFAAFVLGRRRGIDKSALEKTLESALGPVCSVILITGAGGMFGGVLRTSGIGDALADVLGDLGIPIILAGFLIAAILRIAQGSATVALTTAAGLVSPAILAGDFNAFQVAALVVAVAGGSVVASHVNDSGFWLVGRFFEMDVKTTLKTWTVMETTIGVMGFAIATAVFGVASLV; this is encoded by the coding sequence ATGACCATCGACAACTGGACGCAGACCCTCACCGTGGGTCCGCTCCTCCTGATCGCCGCGGGCGCCATCGCCGTGCTGCTGTTCCTGATCATCACGCTGCGCGTCCACGCGTTCGTCGCCCTGATCCTCGTGAGCCTCGCCACCGCGTTCGCCACCGGGATCCCGACCTCGCAGATCGTCACCGTGCTCGTGGGCAGCTTCGGCTCCACGCTCGGCACGGTCGCGCTGCTCGTGGGACTCGGCGCGATGCTCGGCCGCCTGGTCGAGACCAGCGGCGGCGCGAAGACGCTGGCCGACACCCTGATCCGCATATTCGGCGAGAAGCGCGCCCCGTTCGCGCTCGGGGTCGCGTCGCTCATCTTCGGCTTCCCGATCTTCTTCGACGCCGGGCTCGTCGTGATGCTGCCCATCGTCTTCTCGGTGGCCCGTCGCCTCGGCGGCGGCGTGCTCCGCTACGGCCTCCCCGCGGCCGGCGCCTTCTCGGTCATGCACATCTTCGTGCCGCCGCACCCCGGCCCCGTCGCGGCGTCGGAGTTCTTCGGCGCGAACGTCGGCATCGTGATCATCGTCGGCCTCGTCGCCGCGATCCCCACCTGGTACGTCACCGCGTACCTCTACGGCCTGTGGGTCGGCAAGAAGTACGTGCTGCCGATCCCGTCGCTCATGGGCGAGGCCGACGCGCACGCCGAGTCGAACCCGCCGAGGTTCGGAACGGTCGTCGCCGTGCTGCTGCTCCCGCTGCTCCTCATCTTCCTGAACACCGGCCTCAACGCGGCGTCCACCGGCGGGATCCTCCCCGAGGGCACGAGCGACCAGGCCTGGTACCAGATCCTCCGCACCATCGGCGAGACGCCCGTGGCGCTCCTCATCGCGCTGCTGTTCGCGGCGTTCGTGCTCGGCCGGCGCCGCGGGATCGACAAGTCGGCCCTCGAGAAGACGCTCGAGTCGGCGCTCGGCCCGGTCTGCTCGGTGATCCTCATCACCGGCGCCGGCGGCATGTTCGGCGGCGTGCTCCGCACCAGCGGCATCGGCGACGCCCTCGCCGACGTGCTGGGCGACCTCGGCATCCCGATCATCCTGGCCGGGTTCCTCATCGCGGCGATCCTCCGCATCGCGCAGGGATCCGCGACCGTCGCGCTCACCACGGCCGCGGGCCTCGTCTCGCCGGCGATCCTCGCGGGCGACTTCAACGCGTTCCAGGTCGCGGCGCTCGTCGTGGCGGTGGCCGGCGGATCCGTGGTCGCGAGCCACGTGAACGACTCCGGCTTCTGGCTCGTCGGCCGCTTCTTCGAGATGGACGTGAAGACGACCCTCAAGACCTGGACCGTGATGGAGACCACCATCGGCGTCATGGGCTTCGCGATCGCGACGGCGGTGTTCGGGGTGGCGTCGCTGGTCTAG
- a CDS encoding Gfo/Idh/MocA family protein: MSTTMPPAPARTPDPAPGGSDDTRPIRFGVIGAAGIARSVVPDMQLVPDIEVVAVHSRTRASAEELAEACGIPRIHDTLDALLADPEVDAVYVATPHTLHRSQAEAALRAGKHVVCEKPATTTAADTRALVDLARSEGLLFLEALWMAFSPGYLAVRRAIADDRIGDPRAISVAFGFVTEEGKGRLWDPEVGGGTLLDMGVYPLAFAHGLFGTPSSVAAVGTVVDGGVDTEVAILLGWPDGRHATLACSLVAALPTGATVSGTAGRIEVDPLFLASRALTVVPADGDPERQEHEIEGRGYVPMFRAARDAIRAGDVECAGMPHAESVALAELMDGILERIGAR; encoded by the coding sequence ATGTCGACGACGATGCCGCCCGCCCCCGCCCGCACGCCCGACCCTGCGCCGGGAGGCAGCGACGACACCCGCCCCATCCGCTTCGGCGTCATCGGCGCCGCCGGCATCGCCCGCTCGGTCGTCCCCGACATGCAGCTGGTCCCGGACATCGAGGTCGTCGCCGTCCACTCGCGCACCCGCGCGAGCGCGGAGGAGCTCGCCGAGGCGTGCGGCATCCCGCGGATCCACGACACCCTCGACGCGCTCCTCGCCGACCCCGAGGTGGACGCCGTCTACGTCGCCACCCCGCACACCCTCCACCGGTCGCAGGCCGAGGCCGCCCTCCGCGCCGGCAAGCACGTCGTGTGCGAGAAGCCCGCGACCACCACGGCCGCCGACACCCGCGCCCTCGTCGACCTCGCCCGATCCGAGGGCCTGCTGTTCCTCGAGGCGCTCTGGATGGCGTTCTCCCCCGGCTACCTCGCCGTCCGCCGGGCGATCGCGGACGACCGCATCGGGGATCCGCGCGCCATCTCCGTCGCCTTCGGCTTCGTCACCGAGGAGGGGAAGGGCCGCCTCTGGGACCCGGAGGTCGGCGGCGGCACGCTCCTCGACATGGGCGTCTACCCGCTCGCGTTCGCGCACGGGCTGTTCGGCACGCCCTCCTCGGTGGCCGCGGTCGGCACGGTCGTCGACGGCGGCGTCGACACCGAGGTCGCGATCCTGCTCGGCTGGCCCGACGGACGCCACGCCACCCTCGCCTGCTCGCTGGTCGCCGCGCTGCCCACGGGCGCGACCGTCAGCGGCACGGCCGGCCGCATCGAGGTGGATCCGCTGTTCCTCGCGTCCCGCGCGCTCACGGTCGTGCCCGCCGACGGGGATCCGGAGCGGCAGGAGCACGAGATCGAGGGCCGCGGCTACGTGCCCATGTTCCGGGCGGCGCGCGACGCCATCCGCGCCGGCGACGTCGAGTGCGCGGGGATGCCGCACGCGGAGTCCGTCGCCCTCGCCGAGCTGATGGACGGGATCCTGGAGCGCATCGGCGCGCGCTGA
- a CDS encoding pyridoxine/pyridoxamine 5'-phosphate oxidase: protein MPSDAFARWLRAQPSLTGAAPPLDLDALPADPEALFRTWITAAADAGVPEPHAATLATVDADGLPDARTLILKDVGPRGWAFAGTRSSAKGAQLAATPAAALSFWWQPIVRAVRVRGSVEEATAKESAADLAARSSAARADVDPGDWVLWRIRPVHVEFWQGSPDRRHARILFDRVGETWTRRGADGEGRA from the coding sequence GTGCCCTCGGACGCCTTCGCCCGCTGGCTCCGCGCGCAGCCCTCGCTCACCGGAGCCGCGCCGCCGCTCGACCTCGACGCGCTGCCTGCCGACCCCGAGGCCCTCTTCCGCACGTGGATCACCGCCGCCGCCGACGCAGGCGTCCCCGAGCCGCACGCCGCGACGCTCGCGACGGTCGACGCGGACGGCCTGCCCGACGCGCGCACGCTGATCCTCAAGGACGTCGGCCCGCGTGGCTGGGCCTTCGCGGGTACGCGCTCCTCGGCGAAGGGCGCGCAGCTCGCCGCGACCCCGGCGGCGGCGCTGTCGTTCTGGTGGCAGCCGATCGTGCGCGCGGTGCGGGTGCGCGGATCCGTCGAGGAGGCCACGGCGAAGGAGAGCGCCGCCGACCTGGCCGCGCGCTCGTCCGCGGCCCGCGCCGACGTGGATCCGGGCGACTGGGTCCTCTGGCGCATCCGCCCCGTGCACGTGGAGTTCTGGCAGGGCTCGCCCGACCGGCGGCACGCGCGGATCCTGTTCGACCGCGTCGGCGAGACGTGGACGCGCCGCGGAGCCGACGGCGAGGGTCGCGCCTAG
- a CDS encoding zinc-dependent alcohol dehydrogenase has translation MKALTWQGIHDVEVKDVEDPRIEQDTDAVIRITSTAICGSDLHLYEVFGPFLDKDDVLGHENMGVVEQVGSAVTKLKVGDRVVVPFVIACHDCFMCDRGLFTQCETTQVKSQGSGAALYGFSEMYGSIPGGQAERLRMPLADANAIVVNGELPDERYLFLSDILPTAWQGVQYANVPEGGTLGVMGLGPVGQFAARIGKHLGYRVIAVDPVPERRAMAERHGIETLDLTDDVADKLREMVDGRGPDAMVEAVGMEAHGSPAASFAQKAAGLLPDGIAKKVMDVASVDRLAALHTAFDAVRRGGTVSISGVYGGEADPLPMKSLFDKQIAIRMGQCNVQYWIEDLLPLVEDPSDPLGVMDLVTHTVPLSEAAHMYEIFQKKEDGCIKVVLKP, from the coding sequence ATGAAGGCACTCACCTGGCAGGGCATCCACGACGTGGAGGTCAAGGACGTCGAGGATCCCCGCATCGAGCAGGACACCGACGCCGTCATCCGCATCACGTCGACCGCCATCTGCGGATCCGACCTCCACCTCTACGAGGTCTTCGGCCCGTTCCTCGACAAGGACGACGTCCTCGGGCACGAGAACATGGGCGTCGTCGAGCAGGTCGGCAGCGCCGTCACGAAGCTCAAGGTCGGCGACCGCGTCGTCGTCCCGTTCGTCATCGCCTGCCACGACTGCTTCATGTGCGACCGCGGGCTGTTCACGCAGTGCGAGACCACGCAGGTGAAGTCGCAGGGCAGCGGCGCCGCGCTCTACGGCTTCAGCGAGATGTACGGATCCATCCCCGGCGGCCAGGCCGAGCGCCTCCGCATGCCGCTCGCCGACGCGAACGCGATCGTCGTGAACGGCGAGCTGCCGGACGAGCGCTACCTCTTCCTCAGCGACATCCTCCCCACCGCCTGGCAGGGCGTGCAGTACGCGAACGTGCCCGAGGGCGGCACGCTCGGCGTCATGGGCCTCGGCCCCGTCGGCCAGTTCGCGGCCCGCATCGGCAAGCACCTGGGCTACCGCGTCATCGCGGTGGATCCCGTCCCCGAGCGCCGCGCGATGGCCGAGCGCCACGGCATCGAGACCCTCGACCTCACCGACGACGTGGCCGACAAGCTGCGCGAGATGGTCGACGGCCGCGGGCCCGACGCCATGGTCGAGGCCGTCGGCATGGAGGCGCACGGCAGCCCCGCCGCCTCCTTCGCGCAGAAGGCCGCGGGCCTGCTGCCCGACGGCATCGCGAAGAAGGTCATGGACGTCGCGAGCGTCGACCGCCTCGCGGCCCTGCACACGGCGTTCGACGCGGTACGCCGCGGCGGCACCGTCTCCATCTCCGGCGTCTACGGCGGCGAGGCCGACCCGCTGCCCATGAAGTCGCTCTTCGACAAGCAGATCGCGATCCGCATGGGCCAGTGCAACGTGCAGTACTGGATCGAGGACCTGCTGCCCCTCGTCGAGGACCCGTCCGACCCGCTCGGCGTCATGGACCTCGTCACGCACACCGTGCCGCTCAGCGAGGCCGCGCACATGTACGAGATCTTCCAGAAGAAGGAGGACGGCTGCATCAAGGTGGTGCTGAAGCCGTAG
- a CDS encoding histidine phosphatase family protein, which produces MTGLTELWLVRHGESTANVAASRADREGAEVIDIDHRDADVPLSATGEAQARALGRWLASRSDVPTTVFSSHYLRARSTAALALEEAGIDVAVRQDERLRDRELGILDLLTSRGVDARHPDEAARRRFLGKLSYRPPGGESWADVTLRIRSFLQDPEVEAADGRALVTTHDAVVMLFLHVGLGLTEAELLDFQSTHTVANASVTILERSAPRGPWTLRTFSATEHLDGQGAPVTEHGGEPDERRR; this is translated from the coding sequence ATGACCGGCCTCACCGAGCTGTGGCTCGTCCGGCACGGCGAGAGCACCGCGAACGTCGCCGCGAGCCGGGCCGACCGCGAGGGAGCGGAGGTCATCGACATCGACCACCGGGACGCGGACGTGCCGCTGTCCGCGACCGGCGAGGCGCAGGCCCGCGCGCTCGGCCGCTGGCTCGCGAGCCGCTCCGACGTGCCCACGACCGTGTTCTCGTCGCACTACCTGCGTGCCCGGAGCACGGCGGCGCTCGCCCTCGAGGAGGCGGGCATCGACGTCGCGGTCCGGCAGGACGAGCGCCTGCGCGACCGCGAGCTCGGGATCCTCGACCTCCTCACCTCCCGCGGCGTCGACGCCCGCCACCCCGACGAGGCCGCGCGCCGCCGCTTCCTCGGCAAGCTCTCCTACCGGCCGCCGGGCGGGGAGTCGTGGGCCGACGTGACGCTGCGGATCCGGTCGTTCCTGCAGGACCCCGAGGTCGAGGCCGCGGACGGCCGCGCCCTCGTCACGACCCACGACGCCGTCGTGATGCTCTTCCTCCACGTGGGCCTCGGCCTCACCGAGGCGGAGCTCCTCGACTTCCAGTCGACGCACACCGTGGCGAACGCGTCCGTCACGATCCTCGAGCGGTCCGCCCCGCGCGGCCCGTGGACCCTCCGGACCTTCTCGGCCACGGAGCACCTCGACGGGCAGGGCGCGCCCGTCACCGAGCACGGAGGAGAACCCGATGAGCGACGACGATGA
- a CDS encoding DUF6355 family natural product biosynthesis protein, protein MKDNSTSRGMRFSTGLAAAALALTGLAVVHTANAAPASAYVCGYSVENEDYKSLWSVDLPFVGTVDPFGGTRQVAHYGNCTKSKQRISVKTASGKKSYCVKPGDTRLGFTQNGSKVSGATKTGTC, encoded by the coding sequence ATGAAGGACAATTCGACGAGCCGCGGCATGCGGTTCTCCACGGGCCTCGCGGCAGCCGCGCTCGCGCTCACGGGACTCGCCGTCGTGCACACCGCGAACGCCGCTCCGGCGAGCGCGTACGTGTGCGGCTACAGCGTGGAGAACGAGGACTACAAGTCGCTCTGGTCGGTCGACCTGCCGTTCGTCGGCACGGTGGATCCCTTCGGCGGCACGCGCCAGGTGGCGCACTACGGCAACTGCACGAAGAGCAAGCAGCGCATCTCGGTGAAGACCGCGTCAGGCAAAAAGTCCTACTGCGTGAAGCCCGGGGACACGCGCCTCGGCTTCACCCAGAACGGCAGCAAGGTCTCCGGCGCCACCAAGACCGGGACCTGCTGA
- a CDS encoding DNA-formamidopyrimidine glycosylase family protein, with the protein MPEGDSVFVLAARLRAQVGGALVADGELRSGARAGARLGGRRITGFDTHGKHLLMRLDDATTLHTHLRMQGSWTVTGAGKRVPERIQHQVRVRLRLDDGRTLWGIDLPVVELIPTRDERTVIGHLGPDPLRDDWDPALAVSRLAARPDETIRAALLDQRPMAGLGNLWVNEVGFLRGVHPATRVRDVDLPPLVDLAARSLRHSATVPAAYQITTGDPRRGRTHWVVGRAGRPCLRCGTTVIGVDDPGSTSERGRRAWWCPRCQPAVPDASPGVTRE; encoded by the coding sequence ATGCCCGAGGGTGACTCCGTCTTCGTCCTCGCCGCGCGCCTGCGGGCCCAGGTCGGGGGCGCGCTCGTCGCCGACGGGGAGCTCCGGTCCGGCGCGCGGGCGGGTGCGCGGCTCGGCGGCAGGCGGATCACCGGGTTCGACACCCACGGCAAGCACCTGCTCATGCGGCTCGACGACGCGACCACCCTCCACACGCACCTGCGCATGCAGGGCTCGTGGACGGTCACGGGAGCCGGCAAGCGCGTGCCGGAGAGGATCCAGCACCAGGTGCGCGTGCGCCTCCGCCTCGACGACGGCCGGACGCTCTGGGGCATCGACCTGCCGGTGGTCGAGCTGATCCCGACCCGCGACGAGCGCACGGTCATCGGCCACCTCGGGCCGGACCCGCTGCGCGACGACTGGGATCCGGCGCTCGCCGTGTCCCGCCTCGCGGCACGGCCCGACGAGACGATCCGCGCCGCCCTCCTCGACCAGCGCCCCATGGCGGGCCTCGGCAACCTCTGGGTCAACGAGGTCGGCTTCCTGCGCGGCGTGCACCCGGCCACGCGGGTCCGCGACGTGGATCTCCCACCCCTCGTCGACCTCGCCGCCCGCTCCCTCCGGCACTCGGCGACGGTGCCCGCGGCGTACCAGATCACGACGGGCGATCCCCGCCGCGGCCGCACGCACTGGGTGGTCGGCCGCGCGGGCCGGCCGTGCCTGCGCTGCGGGACGACGGTGATCGGGGTCGACGATCCCGGGAGCACGAGCGAGCGCGGGCGGCGGGCGTGGTGGTGCCCGAGGTGCCAGCCGGCCGTCCCCGACGCGTCGCCCGGGGTCACACGAGAATAG
- a CDS encoding SDR family oxidoreductase has translation MKITGRTVLITGSTSGIGRGLAERFHAAGNRVVIAGRRRELLDEITAEHDGMASVVLDVADPASITAARDELAASHPDLDVVITMAGIMQAEDLMDPAHQATAEAIVTTNLLGTIRTIDAFLPGLLASDEATLMTVSSGLAFVPLPLTPTYSATKAAVHSYTQSLRVQLADTSVEVVELVPPKVQTALMPGQADAGDALPLEDFLDEVMGILQARPEDEEVLVQDVHGLRFAERDCRHDEMLALLSGR, from the coding sequence ATGAAGATCACCGGCCGCACCGTCCTCATCACCGGCAGCACCTCGGGCATCGGCCGCGGGCTCGCCGAGCGGTTCCACGCCGCGGGCAACCGCGTCGTCATCGCGGGCCGGCGCCGCGAGCTGCTCGACGAGATCACCGCGGAGCACGACGGCATGGCGTCGGTCGTGCTCGACGTCGCCGACCCCGCGTCCATCACCGCCGCGCGCGACGAGCTCGCCGCGAGCCACCCGGATCTCGACGTCGTGATCACGATGGCGGGCATCATGCAGGCCGAGGACCTCATGGATCCCGCGCACCAGGCCACCGCCGAGGCCATCGTCACCACGAACCTGCTCGGCACGATCCGCACCATCGACGCGTTCCTGCCCGGCCTCCTCGCGAGCGACGAGGCGACGCTGATGACCGTCTCCTCCGGCCTCGCCTTCGTGCCCCTGCCGCTCACGCCCACCTACTCCGCCACCAAGGCCGCGGTGCACTCGTACACGCAGAGCCTCCGCGTGCAGCTCGCCGACACCTCCGTCGAGGTCGTCGAGCTGGTGCCGCCGAAGGTCCAGACCGCGCTCATGCCCGGGCAGGCCGACGCGGGCGACGCCCTGCCGCTCGAGGACTTCCTCGACGAGGTGATGGGCATCCTCCAGGCCCGCCCGGAGGACGAGGAGGTCCTCGTGCAGGACGTGCACGGCCTCCGCTTCGCCGAGCGCGACTGCCGCCACGACGAGATGCTCGCGCTCCTCAGCGGACGCTGA
- a CDS encoding manganese catalase family protein, translating to MFFHKQELQHSATPDKPDPIYARHLQEVLGGQYGEISVAMQYGFQSWNSKLPGKYRDMLYGIGAEEFGHVEMLAIMIAKLLETAPVEATEDAMKDPTLAAVIGGGDIQHAIVAGAGARPVDANGNPWQGSFITASGNLLADFHANANAEMQGRLQVARLYHMTDDHGVKDLLSFLLARDTMHQNQWVAAIAELQAEGTENLPVPSDFPIELEDRDVSYQYLNFSDGPAAAEGTWASGPTPDGKGTFTYHDGPTSAVPMPAPPLGNPLLHGTIPPKDPGILKKAASAVKDAVTPE from the coding sequence ATGTTCTTCCACAAGCAGGAGCTGCAGCACAGCGCCACCCCCGACAAGCCCGACCCCATCTACGCCCGCCACCTCCAGGAGGTGCTCGGCGGCCAGTACGGCGAGATCTCCGTCGCCATGCAGTACGGCTTCCAGTCCTGGAACTCGAAGCTCCCCGGCAAGTACCGCGACATGCTCTACGGCATCGGCGCGGAGGAGTTCGGCCATGTCGAGATGCTCGCGATCATGATCGCCAAGCTGCTCGAGACCGCCCCCGTCGAGGCGACCGAGGACGCGATGAAGGACCCGACCCTCGCGGCGGTCATCGGCGGCGGCGACATCCAGCACGCCATCGTCGCGGGCGCCGGCGCCCGCCCGGTGGACGCCAACGGGAACCCGTGGCAGGGATCCTTCATCACCGCGAGCGGCAACCTGCTCGCCGACTTCCATGCCAACGCGAACGCCGAGATGCAGGGCCGTCTCCAGGTGGCGCGGCTCTACCACATGACCGACGACCACGGCGTGAAGGACCTCCTGTCCTTCCTGCTCGCGCGCGACACCATGCACCAGAACCAGTGGGTCGCCGCCATCGCCGAGCTGCAGGCCGAGGGCACCGAGAACCTGCCCGTGCCGAGCGACTTCCCGATCGAGCTCGAGGACCGGGACGTCTCGTACCAGTACCTCAACTTCTCCGACGGACCCGCCGCGGCCGAGGGCACGTGGGCGTCCGGCCCGACGCCCGACGGCAAGGGCACCTTCACGTACCACGACGGCCCCACCTCCGCGGTGCCGATGCCGGCCCCGCCCCTCGGGAACCCGCTCCTCCACGGCACCATCCCGCCGAAGGACCCGGGCATCCTGAAGAAGGCGGCGTCCGCCGTGAAGGACGCCGTCACCCCCGAGTGA
- a CDS encoding DUF7882 family protein has protein sequence MGTFKYDSTLTAEFDDRLLAHLQLVIGAKLRRGEAFYFSWRDDVEVGDGRTTIWMHNSLPLVFKYHGSRVPPINRKWVDALMITANSPGGLLIMREPPEDDARDDAR, from the coding sequence ATGGGCACGTTCAAGTACGACTCGACGCTGACGGCGGAGTTCGACGACCGCCTGCTGGCGCACCTGCAGCTCGTCATCGGCGCGAAGCTGCGACGCGGTGAGGCGTTCTACTTCTCCTGGCGCGACGACGTCGAGGTCGGCGACGGACGCACCACCATCTGGATGCACAACTCGCTCCCGCTGGTGTTCAAGTACCACGGCAGCCGGGTGCCGCCCATCAACCGCAAGTGGGTGGACGCGCTCATGATCACGGCCAACAGCCCCGGGGGCCTCCTCATCATGCGCGAACCCCCCGAGGACGACGCGCGCGACGACGCGCGCTGA